In Akkermansia muciniphila, one DNA window encodes the following:
- the uvrA gene encoding excinuclease ABC subunit UvrA — protein MSHCEDGRIRIRGAREHNLQNVDVDIPLGRLTVVTGPSGSGKTSLAMHTLYAEGQRRYMETFSPYVRQFMDRMDKPDVDAVENILPAIALHQRNSVRTSRSTVGTMTGLNDYWKFVFARLAVGIDPETGREIKPETPGTIDEKLHADFPAGTEVMVCLEVARPESVDLPALKRNLVAQGYLRAFAHGETLRLEDEDWTLEEGEPLLVVQDRVRLTEDQRERRLEALETAMRLGGGVAHVIPRVDGVWLSVLKFRGDWHPLMEPRPGLFSFNSPLGACPECRGYGRVITIDYNRCIKPELSVHDGAIHIFEGDGKVFSECKRDLMRGWRKNARKVRLDVPWKDLKQWERDWLLYGDGDDPDEMYEQGLWYGIAGFFKYLESRTHKMHVRVYLSRFRTYQECPSCHGLRLRPEALQFKVGGKSMPELSGMPMDELLAWVDRYVTPRADEDPGLKHAVAELRSRLEYLNEVGLGYLTSDRSTRSLSGGEIERVSLTTCLGASLTDTLFVLDEPTVGLHPRDTSRLISAMNRLKKRGNTLVVVEHEEAVMRAADCLVDMGPGSGREGGRLVYSGEPARIGEIAESLTGAFLSGRRRIAVPKKRRKPRRFLTVSGATRHNLRKLDVKVPLGVFTCLTGVSGSGKSTLAHDVLYLNALVEKGAVCEEEPARVKSIKGWEHLDEVVMVDQSPIVRTPRSTPAVYAGVFEEIRSLFAETETARVRGMKPGFFSFNSGDGRCPRCMGMGSEKVEMQFLSDIFVQCPLCRGSRYGSEVLSVYRDGRNIADVLGMTVAAALECFSAEKGAKASRIASKLGVLQRVGLGHLTLGQPLNTLSGGENQRLKLAKILLDQIGSGANSSKMLILDEPGTGLHFADIEVLLAVFRELVEQGHTLLVIEHNPEFIKSADYVIDLGPEGGAGGGHVVATGTPEEIVAAGKGYTGKYLRDVLEGNPSVYDPTDAAVPESADMDIPEGVMALRGARHHNLKNVDLDVPRGEMTVLTGLSGSGKSSLAFDIFFAEGQRRFMDVMSPYARQFTEQLESPDIDRLTGLPPTVAIEQNMSRGGTKSTVGTVTEIWQFMRLLYAKLGQAYCPQCGVPVGKRSESEVVELVARDLKKHGGLALLAPLVRGRKGHYADLARWAEGKGYEEMWVDGKLVPLSGFQPLDRYSSHDLDLVVARPEASWPPEKLAGAVHAALEMGEGFLQVLPPGSGRPELMGTRLACASCGQSFPELEPYTFSFNSPRGWCPVCRGHGIVGKGKVKEDQAQSLLEAELKYDRELARQADDDKGITTCPACRGVRLNEFARSVRLQGVTPGDIASLPAVAAAELVKGWRFEREEALIARDVVAEITQRLDFLQRVGLGYLSLDRSATTLSGGETQRIRLASQLGSHLRGVLYVLDEPTIGLHPRDNELLLGTLDELKRRGNTLLVVEHDEDTMRCADHIVDMGPGAGIHGGRIMAQGTFEELAAMPDSVTGAALHHKPRHPYRGKRRRIPSKKDESAWLRVEGCRLHNLKDVNAAIPKGRLTVLTGVSGAGKTSLMTGTIRLAARQAIGDKLTRDQRKLWKTSSGFDSIRMVYGVDQSPIGKTPRSTPATYVGFLDDIRTLFAQTADARRLGFDRGRFSFNTGQGNCESCKGTGMQKLEMDFLPPCYVPCETCRGKRYNAATLTVRYKGKTIADVLQMDFAEAAEFFESQPRISDPLKLLSETGLGYLTLGQASNTLSGGEAQRLKLVTELIKGRRVSRNALMKGRELPGDLYLIEEPSIGLHPRDVRLLIDVLHRLADQGNTVIVIEHNTEIMAEADYVIDMGPGPGDAGGTIVAEGTPEQIAKKDSPTAEYIRRELDGES, from the coding sequence ATGAGTCATTGCGAGGATGGGCGCATCCGCATCCGCGGCGCCCGTGAGCATAATTTGCAGAATGTGGATGTGGATATTCCCCTGGGGCGGCTGACGGTGGTGACGGGACCTTCCGGCTCGGGGAAAACAAGTCTGGCCATGCACACGCTGTACGCGGAAGGCCAGCGGCGTTATATGGAAACTTTTTCCCCGTACGTGCGCCAGTTCATGGACCGCATGGACAAGCCGGACGTGGACGCCGTAGAGAATATTCTTCCGGCCATCGCCCTGCATCAGCGCAACTCCGTCAGGACATCCCGCTCCACGGTGGGGACCATGACGGGGCTGAATGATTACTGGAAGTTTGTTTTCGCCCGTCTGGCCGTGGGCATTGACCCGGAAACAGGACGGGAAATCAAGCCGGAAACGCCGGGCACCATTGATGAAAAACTGCATGCGGACTTCCCCGCCGGAACGGAAGTGATGGTTTGCCTGGAGGTGGCGCGGCCCGAATCTGTGGATCTTCCCGCGTTGAAAAGGAATCTGGTGGCACAGGGGTACTTGCGCGCTTTTGCGCATGGAGAGACCCTCCGGCTGGAGGATGAGGATTGGACGCTGGAGGAAGGAGAACCGCTGCTGGTGGTTCAGGACCGCGTGAGGCTGACGGAAGACCAGAGGGAACGCAGGCTGGAAGCGCTGGAAACGGCCATGCGCCTGGGCGGCGGCGTGGCCCATGTGATTCCCCGTGTGGACGGCGTCTGGCTGTCCGTTTTGAAATTCCGCGGGGACTGGCATCCGCTGATGGAGCCGCGGCCGGGCCTGTTTTCTTTCAATTCCCCCCTGGGGGCGTGCCCGGAATGCCGCGGCTACGGGCGCGTCATCACGATTGACTACAACCGGTGCATCAAGCCGGAACTCAGCGTTCATGACGGGGCCATCCATATTTTTGAGGGGGACGGGAAAGTCTTTTCCGAATGCAAGCGGGACCTGATGCGCGGCTGGCGCAAAAACGCCCGCAAAGTCCGTCTGGATGTGCCGTGGAAGGATTTGAAGCAATGGGAGCGGGACTGGCTGCTGTACGGTGATGGCGATGACCCGGATGAAATGTATGAACAGGGGCTGTGGTACGGCATTGCGGGCTTTTTCAAATATCTGGAAAGCCGCACGCATAAGATGCACGTGCGGGTGTATCTGAGCCGTTTCCGCACATATCAGGAATGCCCCTCCTGCCACGGTTTGCGCCTGAGGCCGGAAGCCCTTCAATTCAAGGTGGGCGGCAAAAGTATGCCGGAACTTTCCGGCATGCCCATGGATGAACTGCTGGCCTGGGTGGATAGGTATGTGACGCCGCGGGCGGATGAAGACCCCGGCTTGAAACATGCCGTGGCGGAACTCAGGAGCCGCCTGGAATATCTGAATGAAGTGGGATTGGGCTACCTGACGTCCGACCGCTCCACGCGGTCCCTGTCCGGAGGGGAAATTGAACGCGTGAGCCTGACCACCTGTCTGGGCGCATCCCTGACGGATACGCTGTTTGTGCTGGATGAACCTACCGTTGGACTTCATCCCCGCGATACGTCCCGTTTGATTTCCGCCATGAACCGGCTCAAAAAGCGCGGGAACACCCTGGTGGTGGTGGAGCATGAGGAAGCGGTCATGCGCGCCGCGGACTGCCTGGTGGACATGGGCCCCGGTTCCGGACGGGAAGGGGGAAGGCTGGTTTATTCCGGGGAGCCTGCCCGGATTGGAGAAATTGCGGAATCCCTGACGGGGGCTTTTCTTTCCGGCAGGCGACGCATCGCGGTGCCCAAAAAGAGGCGCAAGCCGCGCCGGTTTCTGACCGTATCCGGCGCTACGCGCCATAACCTGCGCAAACTGGACGTGAAAGTGCCCCTGGGCGTCTTCACTTGCCTGACAGGCGTCAGCGGGTCCGGGAAAAGCACCCTGGCCCACGATGTTCTTTACCTGAACGCGCTGGTGGAGAAAGGGGCCGTATGTGAGGAAGAACCTGCCCGCGTCAAGTCCATCAAGGGCTGGGAACATCTGGATGAGGTGGTGATGGTGGACCAGAGCCCCATCGTCCGCACCCCGCGCTCCACCCCTGCCGTTTATGCCGGAGTTTTTGAAGAAATACGCTCCCTCTTCGCGGAAACGGAGACGGCCCGCGTGCGCGGCATGAAGCCCGGTTTCTTCTCCTTCAACAGCGGGGACGGCCGGTGTCCGCGCTGCATGGGCATGGGGAGTGAGAAGGTGGAAATGCAGTTTCTTTCCGACATTTTCGTGCAGTGTCCGCTGTGCCGCGGCTCCCGGTACGGGAGTGAAGTGCTGAGCGTGTACCGTGACGGCAGGAATATTGCGGACGTGCTCGGCATGACGGTAGCGGCTGCGCTGGAATGCTTCAGCGCGGAAAAAGGGGCCAAAGCCTCCCGCATCGCTTCCAAGCTGGGCGTGCTTCAGCGCGTAGGGCTGGGGCACCTGACCCTGGGGCAGCCTCTGAATACCCTTTCCGGCGGTGAAAACCAGCGCCTGAAGCTGGCTAAAATCCTGCTGGACCAGATCGGTTCCGGCGCGAACAGCTCCAAGATGCTGATTCTGGACGAGCCGGGAACGGGGCTTCACTTTGCGGACATTGAAGTTTTGCTGGCCGTGTTCCGGGAGCTGGTGGAACAGGGGCATACCCTGCTGGTCATCGAACACAACCCGGAGTTCATCAAATCCGCGGACTACGTGATTGACCTGGGGCCTGAGGGCGGCGCCGGAGGCGGCCATGTGGTGGCCACGGGCACGCCGGAGGAAATTGTAGCCGCCGGAAAGGGATATACGGGCAAATACCTCAGGGATGTGCTGGAAGGCAACCCTTCCGTTTACGACCCTACGGACGCCGCCGTCCCGGAATCCGCGGACATGGATATACCGGAAGGCGTCATGGCCCTGCGGGGAGCGCGCCACCACAACCTGAAAAACGTGGATCTGGACGTGCCGCGGGGAGAAATGACCGTGCTGACCGGGCTTTCCGGCTCCGGGAAGAGCTCCCTGGCCTTTGATATCTTTTTCGCGGAAGGGCAGCGGCGTTTCATGGACGTCATGTCCCCGTACGCCCGGCAATTCACGGAACAGCTGGAAAGTCCGGACATTGACCGCCTGACCGGATTGCCCCCCACGGTGGCTATTGAACAGAACATGTCCCGCGGAGGCACCAAATCCACCGTGGGAACCGTTACGGAAATCTGGCAATTCATGCGTCTGCTGTATGCCAAACTGGGGCAGGCCTATTGCCCGCAGTGCGGCGTTCCGGTGGGCAAAAGGTCGGAATCCGAAGTGGTGGAGCTGGTGGCGAGGGATCTGAAAAAACATGGCGGGCTCGCGTTGCTGGCCCCCCTCGTCAGGGGGCGCAAGGGGCATTACGCCGACCTGGCCCGCTGGGCGGAAGGAAAGGGATATGAGGAAATGTGGGTGGACGGCAAACTGGTTCCCCTGAGCGGATTCCAGCCGCTGGACCGCTATTCCAGCCATGACCTGGACCTGGTCGTTGCACGGCCGGAGGCCTCCTGGCCGCCGGAAAAGCTTGCCGGGGCGGTTCATGCCGCGCTGGAGATGGGGGAAGGGTTTCTGCAAGTGCTCCCGCCCGGTTCCGGCCGCCCGGAACTGATGGGCACCAGGCTGGCATGCGCCTCCTGCGGGCAATCCTTCCCGGAACTGGAACCGTACACGTTCTCCTTCAACTCTCCGCGCGGGTGGTGCCCCGTATGCCGCGGGCATGGAATCGTCGGCAAGGGGAAAGTAAAGGAAGACCAGGCGCAATCCCTGCTGGAAGCCGAATTGAAATATGACAGGGAACTGGCGCGGCAGGCGGACGATGACAAGGGAATAACAACCTGCCCTGCCTGCCGGGGCGTGCGGTTGAATGAATTTGCCCGCTCCGTGCGGCTTCAGGGCGTGACTCCCGGTGACATTGCCTCCCTGCCTGCCGTGGCCGCCGCGGAACTGGTCAAAGGGTGGCGATTTGAACGGGAGGAAGCGCTCATTGCCCGTGACGTCGTGGCGGAAATCACGCAGCGCCTCGACTTTCTCCAGCGGGTGGGGCTGGGCTACCTTTCCCTTGACCGGAGCGCCACGACGCTCTCCGGCGGGGAAACCCAGCGCATCCGCCTGGCTTCCCAGCTGGGCTCCCACCTCCGCGGCGTGCTGTACGTGCTGGATGAACCGACCATCGGCCTGCATCCGCGGGACAACGAATTGCTGCTGGGCACGCTGGATGAACTCAAACGCCGGGGCAACACCCTGCTGGTGGTGGAACATGATGAAGATACCATGAGGTGCGCGGACCATATTGTGGACATGGGGCCGGGAGCCGGCATCCACGGCGGCAGAATCATGGCCCAGGGCACCTTTGAGGAACTGGCCGCCATGCCGGACTCCGTCACGGGCGCGGCCCTGCACCATAAGCCCAGGCACCCCTACCGCGGGAAAAGGCGCAGGATTCCTTCCAAAAAGGATGAATCCGCGTGGTTGCGCGTGGAGGGCTGCCGCCTGCACAATCTGAAGGACGTGAACGCGGCCATTCCCAAGGGACGGCTGACGGTGCTCACCGGCGTGTCCGGTGCGGGGAAAACCTCCCTGATGACGGGAACCATCCGTCTGGCTGCGCGCCAGGCCATCGGCGACAAGCTCACGAGGGACCAGAGAAAATTATGGAAAACCTCTTCCGGCTTTGACTCCATCCGCATGGTGTACGGCGTGGACCAGAGCCCCATCGGCAAAACGCCCCGTTCCACCCCAGCCACCTACGTGGGTTTCCTGGACGACATCCGGACCCTGTTCGCGCAGACGGCTGACGCCCGCAGGCTGGGCTTTGACCGCGGCCGCTTCTCCTTCAATACGGGGCAGGGCAACTGTGAATCCTGCAAGGGTACGGGCATGCAAAAGCTGGAAATGGACTTCCTGCCCCCCTGCTATGTGCCGTGCGAGACCTGCCGGGGCAAACGCTACAACGCCGCCACCCTGACCGTGAGGTACAAGGGGAAGACCATTGCGGACGTGCTCCAGATGGACTTTGCGGAAGCGGCGGAATTTTTTGAAAGCCAGCCCCGCATCTCGGACCCCCTCAAACTGCTGTCGGAAACCGGCCTGGGCTATCTGACGCTGGGGCAGGCCTCCAACACGCTTTCCGGCGGGGAGGCCCAGCGGCTCAAGCTGGTGACGGAACTCATCAAGGGCCGGCGCGTCAGCCGGAACGCCCTGATGAAAGGCAGGGAGCTGCCCGGAGACCTGTACCTGATTGAAGAACCCTCCATCGGCCTGCATCCGCGGGATGTGCGGCTGCTCATTGACGTGTTGCACCGTCTGGCGGACCAGGGAAACACCGTCATCGTCATTGAACATAACACGGAAATCATGGCGGAAGCGGACTACGTCATCGACATGGGCCCCGGCCCCGGCGATGCCGGAGGAACCATCGTGGCGGAAGGCACGCCGGAACAGATAGCCAAAAAAGACTCTCCCACGGCGGAATACATCCGCCGGGAACTGGATGGAGAGTCTTAG
- a CDS encoding GNAT family N-acetyltransferase, which yields MATLPPNKSANVRSVLEYVPYFRDKIFAVHVERPLVDSRELVDALLDLDVLQEIGVRPVLIVEGADASALYEHTRVCEMRSALVEAPLKGGQLVRERVREILGRHQIPVVASGRSGSFDPESVHMAFSLGASKYIALLNDHKVPSLDGRPIAAILESEVAGLAGNVTHRELLDQAAEACRAGIPRVHLLDGKMRGVLVEELFSEEGVGTMVHTDSYREIRPLKEEDIPELLSMIARSVVDSKLVNRNYEDIAARMDSYYVLTLDDSIVGCVAVYPYPEHHSAELGCLYIKHRHEGRGYGRALCEFAKRKAEEMGMDFIFALSQSAVHYFRDRMHYAEFSRDSLPPERLRTLELSGRKSGVFGLRLK from the coding sequence TTGGCTACGCTCCCGCCCAACAAATCCGCCAATGTCCGTTCCGTGCTGGAGTATGTTCCGTACTTCAGGGATAAAATCTTTGCCGTGCATGTGGAACGCCCCCTGGTGGATTCCAGGGAATTGGTGGACGCTTTGCTGGATCTGGACGTACTGCAGGAAATAGGCGTCAGGCCCGTCCTGATTGTGGAAGGGGCGGACGCCTCCGCGCTGTACGAACACACGCGCGTCTGTGAAATGCGTTCCGCCCTGGTGGAAGCGCCGTTGAAAGGCGGCCAGCTTGTCCGGGAAAGAGTCCGGGAAATCCTGGGGCGCCACCAGATTCCCGTGGTGGCTTCCGGCCGTTCCGGCTCTTTTGACCCGGAATCCGTCCATATGGCCTTCAGCCTGGGGGCCTCCAAATACATTGCCCTGCTCAATGACCACAAGGTTCCGTCTCTGGATGGCCGCCCCATTGCCGCCATTCTGGAATCGGAAGTAGCGGGGCTGGCAGGAAACGTAACCCACCGCGAACTGCTTGACCAGGCGGCGGAAGCCTGCCGGGCGGGAATCCCCCGCGTGCATCTGCTGGACGGAAAAATGCGCGGCGTGCTGGTGGAGGAACTCTTCTCTGAAGAAGGCGTAGGCACTATGGTCCACACGGACTCCTACCGGGAAATACGCCCGCTGAAGGAAGAAGACATTCCGGAGCTCCTCTCCATGATCGCCCGTTCCGTGGTGGATTCCAAACTGGTCAACCGGAATTACGAAGACATCGCCGCCAGGATGGACAGTTACTACGTGCTGACCCTGGACGACAGCATCGTGGGCTGCGTTGCCGTTTATCCCTACCCGGAACACCACAGCGCGGAACTGGGCTGCCTGTATATCAAGCACCGCCATGAAGGCCGCGGCTACGGCCGCGCATTATGTGAATTCGCCAAAAGGAAAGCGGAGGAAATGGGCATGGACTTCATCTTCGCCCTCTCCCAAAGCGCCGTCCATTACTTCCGGGACCGCATGCATTACGCGGAATTTTCCCGCGATAGCCTGCCTCCGGAACGTCTGCGCACCCTGGAACTCAGCGGTCGCAAATCCGGGGTTTTTGGCCTCAGATTGAAATAA
- the secA gene encoding preprotein translocase subunit SecA, whose product MIKWILTKIVGTKNQREVRRLRPIVEQIVSIEESWNGKGQEFLLEKTKEWQGYLHRFLPMDLPPVRIVEAAPREELEEIAAKLNARFESLKEEFASLPTVEATPASIEEGKAAWNNITPQFDKLRERYLNQILPEAFAAVKHGARLLCGEERDICGQKQVWDMVHFDVQLLGGIALHRGYIAEMATGEGKTLVATLPVYLNALTGMGVHVVTVNDYLARRDSEWMGMLFQFLGLTVGCIQSMMPSQLRREQYACDITYGTNAEFGFDYLRDNGMATSKSEQVQRGHYFSIVDEVDSILIDEARTPLIISGPAVVTREQQYDTLRPAIERVVKAQTDLCNELMAQALKAQEEGRTEEVGRCLFKVKMGQPRHRAFLRAMQDPELRRIVEKYELTLYQDTRKKELYKLKEEMFFTVDEKTHDADLMEKGREVISPGHPEDFVLPDLGTAFAEMDEDPRLTEKDKLRRKNELTKQLDETGARLHTTSQLLKAYCIYEKDVEYVVKEGKVIIIDQNTGREMPGRRWSDGLHQAVEAKEGVEVERENQTYATITIQNYFRLYKKLAGMTGTAETEAAEFHDIYKLDVLPIPTNRPCIRKDQNDLIFKSRREKFNAVVNKIQELHDKGQPILIGTASVDASETLSRMLKRAKIPHEVLNAKNHQREAEIVAQAGKRGAVTVSTNMAGRGTDIKLGEGVADLGGLFVLGTERHESRRIDRQLRGRCSRQGDPGASQFFISFEDDLMRNFGAAERMTKMMERLGVADGEALEHSFLNKSVESAQKRVEQRNYMWRKHVLDYDDVMNKQREIVYGYRNEVLSTENPREMIYDILEEVIATRAHEFLDPDAEGVTHPDELLAWMNASFPLGLTAEAAKLEERPIDDTIAFLTDKVKATYEDKASRERPEYLDHMERQIILGAIDKMWQEHLYNMDSLREGVRLRAQGQKDPLVEYKSEAYDLFITLMESIKGEAISNLFKSTTNLDAFEDFLASLPQFESSDENQEGGTSLPEIGFDGMPSDLLSALREQVSRVREQQAAQQAEPEQAPAVISDATTIGEGYKPAVAEPKLVMPKRKVSVVLRREEASQAPAATPSSGDGEETAVTLDSQDFAETMDNRDSADTRTF is encoded by the coding sequence ATGATTAAGTGGATTCTAACCAAGATTGTCGGCACTAAAAACCAGCGTGAAGTGCGCCGTCTGCGCCCCATTGTGGAACAAATCGTTTCCATTGAAGAATCATGGAACGGCAAGGGACAGGAATTCCTGCTTGAGAAAACGAAGGAATGGCAGGGGTACCTCCATCGCTTCCTCCCCATGGATCTGCCCCCCGTGCGCATTGTGGAAGCCGCGCCCAGGGAAGAGCTGGAGGAAATAGCCGCCAAACTGAACGCCCGTTTTGAATCCCTGAAAGAAGAATTCGCTTCCCTCCCCACGGTGGAAGCCACCCCCGCCTCCATTGAAGAAGGGAAAGCCGCCTGGAACAACATCACGCCCCAGTTTGACAAGCTGCGCGAACGTTATCTGAACCAGATACTGCCGGAGGCCTTTGCCGCCGTCAAACACGGCGCCCGCCTGCTCTGCGGGGAAGAACGCGATATCTGCGGACAAAAACAGGTTTGGGACATGGTCCACTTTGACGTGCAGCTACTGGGCGGCATTGCCCTGCACCGCGGCTACATTGCGGAAATGGCCACGGGAGAAGGGAAAACGCTTGTCGCCACCCTCCCCGTTTACCTGAACGCCCTGACCGGCATGGGCGTGCATGTGGTGACCGTGAACGATTACCTGGCGCGCCGCGACTCCGAATGGATGGGCATGCTCTTCCAGTTCCTGGGGCTGACTGTCGGCTGCATCCAGAGCATGATGCCCTCCCAGCTCCGCCGGGAGCAATACGCCTGCGACATCACTTACGGCACCAACGCCGAATTCGGCTTCGACTACCTGCGTGACAACGGCATGGCAACCTCCAAGTCCGAACAGGTGCAGCGCGGGCACTACTTCTCCATTGTGGACGAAGTGGACTCCATCCTTATTGACGAGGCCCGCACCCCCCTCATCATTTCCGGCCCCGCGGTCGTCACCCGGGAACAGCAGTATGATACCCTGCGCCCCGCCATTGAGCGCGTGGTGAAGGCCCAGACGGACCTTTGCAACGAACTGATGGCGCAGGCCCTGAAAGCCCAGGAGGAAGGCCGCACGGAAGAAGTGGGCCGCTGCCTGTTCAAAGTAAAAATGGGCCAGCCCCGCCACCGCGCCTTCCTGCGCGCCATGCAGGACCCCGAGCTGCGCCGCATCGTGGAAAAATATGAACTGACCCTTTACCAGGATACCCGCAAGAAGGAACTCTACAAGCTGAAGGAGGAAATGTTCTTCACCGTGGATGAAAAAACCCACGACGCCGACCTGATGGAAAAAGGCAGGGAAGTCATCTCCCCCGGCCATCCGGAAGATTTCGTGCTGCCGGATCTGGGAACCGCCTTCGCGGAAATGGACGAAGACCCGCGCCTGACGGAAAAAGACAAACTGCGCCGCAAAAATGAACTGACCAAACAGCTTGACGAAACGGGAGCGCGCCTGCACACCACCTCCCAGCTGCTGAAGGCCTACTGCATTTACGAAAAAGACGTGGAATACGTCGTCAAGGAAGGCAAGGTCATCATCATCGACCAGAATACGGGCCGCGAAATGCCGGGACGCCGCTGGAGCGACGGTCTGCACCAGGCGGTGGAAGCCAAGGAAGGCGTGGAAGTGGAACGTGAAAACCAGACGTACGCGACCATCACCATCCAGAACTACTTCCGCCTGTACAAAAAACTGGCGGGCATGACCGGCACGGCGGAAACGGAAGCCGCGGAATTCCATGATATTTACAAGCTGGACGTTCTTCCCATCCCGACCAACCGCCCCTGCATCCGCAAGGACCAGAATGACCTCATCTTCAAATCCCGCCGTGAAAAATTCAATGCGGTGGTCAATAAAATCCAGGAACTTCACGACAAAGGCCAGCCCATCCTGATTGGCACGGCCAGCGTGGACGCCTCCGAAACGCTCTCCCGCATGCTCAAGAGGGCCAAAATCCCCCATGAAGTGCTGAACGCCAAAAACCACCAGCGCGAAGCGGAAATCGTGGCGCAGGCCGGCAAGCGCGGAGCCGTCACCGTCTCCACCAACATGGCGGGCCGCGGCACGGACATCAAGCTGGGCGAAGGCGTAGCCGACCTCGGCGGCCTCTTCGTTCTGGGTACGGAACGCCATGAATCCCGCCGCATTGACCGCCAGCTGCGCGGCCGCTGCTCCCGCCAGGGGGACCCCGGCGCCTCACAGTTCTTCATCTCCTTTGAAGACGACCTGATGCGCAACTTCGGCGCGGCGGAACGCATGACCAAGATGATGGAACGCCTGGGCGTAGCCGACGGCGAAGCCTTGGAACACAGTTTCCTGAACAAATCCGTGGAATCCGCCCAGAAACGGGTGGAACAGCGCAACTACATGTGGCGCAAGCACGTGCTGGACTATGACGACGTGATGAACAAGCAGCGCGAAATCGTTTACGGATACCGGAATGAAGTGCTCTCCACGGAAAACCCGCGTGAAATGATTTACGATATTCTGGAAGAAGTAATCGCTACGCGCGCCCATGAATTCCTGGACCCGGATGCGGAAGGCGTCACCCACCCGGACGAATTGCTCGCCTGGATGAACGCATCCTTCCCGCTGGGACTCACGGCAGAGGCTGCCAAACTGGAAGAACGGCCCATAGACGACACCATCGCCTTCCTCACTGACAAGGTCAAGGCTACTTACGAAGACAAGGCCTCCCGCGAACGCCCGGAATACCTGGACCACATGGAACGCCAGATCATCCTGGGGGCCATTGACAAAATGTGGCAGGAACACCTGTACAACATGGACTCCCTGCGGGAAGGCGTGCGCCTCCGCGCCCAGGGGCAGAAAGACCCCCTGGTGGAATACAAATCGGAAGCCTACGATCTCTTCATCACCCTGATGGAAAGCATCAAGGGAGAAGCCATCAGCAACCTCTTCAAGAGCACCACCAACCTGGACGCCTTTGAGGACTTCCTGGCCAGCCTGCCCCAGTTCGAATCTTCCGACGAAAACCAGGAAGGCGGAACCAGCCTGCCTGAAATCGGTTTTGACGGCATGCCTTCGGACCTGCTCTCAGCCCTGAGGGAACAAGTCTCCCGGGTACGTGAACAACAAGCCGCCCAGCAGGCGGAACCGGAACAGGCCCCGGCCGTCATTTCCGACGCCACTACCATTGGGGAAGGTTACAAACCCGCCGTGGCGGAACCCAAACTGGTCATGCCCAAGCGCAAGGTCAGCGTCGTCCTCCGCAGGGAGGAAGCCTCCCAGGCGCCGGCGGCAACGCCCTCCTCCGGAGACGGGGAAGAAACTGCCGTTACTCTGGACTCCCAGGACTTCGCGGAAACCATGGACAACCGGGATTCTGCGGATACCCGCACATTCTAA